In Neodiprion virginianus isolate iyNeoVirg1 chromosome 6, iyNeoVirg1.1, whole genome shotgun sequence, the genomic window atcattattatcgataaattatttgatttaattgcctccattcatatttaattacattattgtataatttgtgtatatatatgtatccatatatatatacatatatatacatatatatacatatttatatgattgtttagataaaaaaaatgtcgaatgaATCTATCatccatattttattcatatacatcatgattttcaatttacttttgaagaaaggaaaatttaggaaaaaaaaaggattttcacattaattacattttttaaaaataaatataagtatTAAAAAGATTTTTCGTACTTCCTAATCATTCGCTCacatataaattgaaataaaaatattatgcattcgaaaaatgccattcaatgtCCTTTGGGGATTGTCATTTGAGACATACctacaatggattagaacttgtTGAAAAGTCTAAAGAAAACTTACGGATAGATAATTGATTGGTTATTACATGTCATatctttaatttttgaattagtcattcaaataatcatttttatgtcattaaattattcaatttatttgcCGACATTCATAATCAAtcatattattgtataatttgtgtatatatataattgatcgaataaaaaaaacgatgcaaaaatttattattcatattttatttatttatattataattctgaattaactttcgaaaaaagaagaatttgaaaaaaacaatattttcgtataaattaaatttttttaaaatgaataCATTCATTAGTAAAATCCAATAtagtttttgattatttgctcacatattaattaagaaaaaaaaatgattcattgaAAATGTGCCATTCAATGACCTTCATAGagtgtaatttggaacatctatacaatggattagaacttacCCAAAAGTTTAacgaaaacatacagatagatataTGATcagttatttaatttaatatttttaatttttaataagtAATCATTCTTTAATTCGaggaaaatgatttattcaaattgattatCATTCATatcaattcattattcaatttttgtgccttcattttcattcaattacattattgtataatttatttacacatatatcattatttgaataaaaaaaatgataaatgaatttattatccatattttatacataaataatataatttttaattcactttcAAACAAAGAAGAATCTAGGAGAAAATAAGTATTTTCACGTTTATTGAacctttgaaaaataaattttattgaaatatataaaaaaattttatatatttctctaatatttgctcacatattaattagaGGAAAAATACTGTTCATTAAAAAAACGCTATTGAATGACCTTTGTGGATTATAATTTGGatcatttatacaatgaataagaacttattgaaaagttcaaagaaaacatacacATAGAAAAATGAtcagttattcaattttatattttcaactttcagcAATCAATCATTCCCTTATTTGaggaaaattattcattcaaattattattcgtcacatgattaaattatttaattcataTGCCAACATTTATactcaattataataatgtataatttttatatatatataattgatagaatgaaagaaatgatgaattaatttgatattcatatttcattcatatataatataagtttgaactaatttttaaaaaaagaagaatttgaaaaaaaatttctagttaaattaaatttttcaaaaataaatgtaatgaTTGAACGAATCCTATATAGTTTTCAATCATCTGCTCacataataattgaaataagaatattattcattgggaaaatgccattcaatgacctttatgaattgtaatttggaacatctatacaatggattagaacttattgaAAAGTCTGAAGAAAACATACGGATAGATAATTGATTGGTTATCACATGTCATATTttaaattgttaaaaattaataatttttcaattttagaaGAATGATTCATTCaaatcatcatttttacaTAATTACATTGCTGAATTTATTTACCGACATTTATAATCAAtcatattattgtataatttgtattgGTAAGTGGTAAGTACAAGTACTGTCGCCTGGTGTTCAAAATTTAAACTAGCGAAAACGGGTCAGCTGTCATATGGATATTGCTCAACATATTGATAATGTAAActttaatttacaattattgagttttttttattgttagctAAGAAACaaactaaaattaaaatggAAAGTGTTGTTGATGATTCGGGTGTACGTTTTTCTCCGAGGGAAACAAAAAGTAAAGCTTTTTGCAGTGTGTATGGATGTAAGAGTAAAGCTTGTAGGGATTCAGATGTCAGATTTCATctttttcctaaaaaaaacaatttcataaaaattataaatacgttcggtgaagaagaaaaagtagactgccgaaaaatgtggcaaattgtgttaaaaattggtaaaaatgtTACCGATAACATGCAAGTTTGTTCTTTGCATTTTAAACAgtccgattatttttcaccaggtgattatattatattatatttgttttttaattatcttaataacttttttatttgcaatattaACTAAGGGCATTACTTTCTTATGTAGATTTAAGCTCCAAAGGCAAACGAAGATTAAAACAAAATGCAGTTCCTTCATGTAATTTACCTTCTACAGACAAGACACCAAGATTAATCACCAACAAAAATACTGACAGAGAGACAAGAAGATTACGAAGAGATAAGAGTAGGAATGAAGTATTGCCAGCTAGTCAGCTTAGTTGTCAAGATCAGGATGTGTTAGATACTAATAACTTAGATACTAATAATTTGACAGAGGAACCGGATGACCAAGGAGAAAGTAGTTCCATCAGTTTAGTTCAAGATACACCTCTGCTTACAGAAAATGACCAAATTTTGGCTACAAAACGCCTGGTTGATATTGGTGTTCAGATTAAAAGCGGGGATTTAATCACAGAtttttgtgatattttaaaaactgaaaaagagCTCAACACACTAACTggtattattaattttgataTCTTAAAAACTATTATTGACGTGGTAAAGGATGGCTTTCCTAAATATAGATTTGAAACGATGAACCTtcgaagtaaaataataatgacattCATAAAATTGAAGCATAATTTATCATATGCAATCTTGGCAGTTTTGTTTAAGTATTCATCTTTATCACAGTGTCGAAGAGTAGTCCTTAAGATAATCGATATGCTTTATGTTTGTTTGAAAGAAGGCATTCCTTTTCCGGATAAAGATGAAATTTCTAAGAATCTCCCAGTATGTTTTGATGATTTTAGAAATGTGAGAATCGTTCTAGATTgcactgaaatatttatccaaAGACCAAAAAATCTATGCTGTCAACAAGCAAGTTATTCTCGGTACAAAAGTACTtacacaataaaatttatgactGGAGTAACTCCTGGAGgaataatatcatttattaGTGAAATGTACGGAGGAAGAGTTTCAGATGATGCGATATTTGAACaatccaaaatattaaattatctaGAAAAAGGTGAAGCAATAATGGTTGATAAAGGGTTTCGAGTTGATAAATTATGCAAGGAAAAAGATATTAAGCTTATAAGGCCTCCATTTAAGAAAGAGCAGCTTCAATTTACCACAGAAGAATCACGATTGAACGCTAAAATAGCGAGAGCTCGTGTACACG contains:
- the LOC124307304 gene encoding uncharacterized protein LOC124307304, whose product is MESVVDDSGVRFSPRETKNLSSKGKRRLKQNAVPSCNLPSTDKTPRLITNKNTDRETRRLRRDKSRNEVLPASQLSCQDQDVLDTNNLDTNNLTEEPDDQGESSSISLVQDTPLLTENDQILATKRLVDIGVQIKSGDLITDFCDILKTEKELNTLTGIINFDILKTIIDVVKDGFPKYRFETMNLRSKIIMTFIKLKHNLSYAILAVLFKYSSLSQCRRVVLKIIDMLYVCLKEGIPFPDKDEISKNLPVCFDDFRNVRIVLDCTEIFIQRPKNLCCQQASYSRYKSTYTIKFMTGVTPGGIISFISEMYGGRVSDDAIFEQSKILNYLEKGEAIMVDKGFRVDKLCKEKDIKLIRPPFKKEQLQFTTEESRLNAKIARARVHVERSNQRLKVFKVLGSRMPIGLVKKGKEILTIIGTVVNLSSPILKDDKFLSEKE